A single genomic interval of Tursiops truncatus isolate mTurTru1 chromosome 1, mTurTru1.mat.Y, whole genome shotgun sequence harbors:
- the RBM15 gene encoding RNA-binding protein 15 isoform X2, with translation MKTAGREPLPRRSPRWRRAVPLCETSAGRRVSQFRGEDLRRPATMKGKERSPVKPKRSRGGEDSTPRGERSKKLGGSGGSNGSSSGKTDGGGGSRRSLHLDKSSSRGGSREYDTGGGSSSSRLHSYSSPSTKNSSGGGESRSSSRGGGGESRSSGAASSAPGGGDGGEYKTLKISELGSQLSDEAVEDGLFHEFKRFGDVSVKISHLSGSGSGDERVAFVNFRRPEDARAAKHARGRLVLYDRPLKIEAVYVSRRRSRSPLDKDSYPPSASVVGSSVGGHRHPPGGGGGGQRSLSPGGAALGYRDYRLQQLALGRLPPPPPPPLPRDLERERDYSFYERVRPAYSLEPRVGAGAGAAPFREVDEISPEDDQRANRTLFLGNLDITVTESDLRRAFDRFGVITEVDIKRPSRGQTSTYGFLKFENLDMSHRAKLAMSGKIIIRNPIKIGYGKATPTTRLWVGGLGPWVPLAALAREFDRFGTIRTIDYRKGDSWAYIQYESLDAAHAAWTHMRGFPLGGPDRRLRVDFADTEHRYQQQYLQPLPLTHYELVTDAFGHRAPDPLRGARDRTPPLLYRDRDRDLYPDSDWVPPPPPVRERSTRTAATAVPAYEPLDSLDRRRDGWSLDRDRGDRDLPSSRDQPRKRRLPEESGGRHLDRSPESDRPRKRHCAPSPDRSPELSSSRDRYNSDNDRSSRLLLERPSPIRDRRGSLEKSQGDKRDRKNSASAERDRKHRTAASTEGKSPLKKEDRSDGSAPSTSTASSKLKSPSQKQDGGTAPAAAASPKLCLAWQGMLLLKNSNFPSNMHLLQGDLQVASSLLVEGSTGGKVAQLKITQRLRLDQPKLDEVTRRIKVAGPNGYAILLAVPGSSDSRSSSSSATSDTATSTQRPLRNLVSYLKQKQAAGVISLPVGGNKDKENTGVLHAFPPCEFSQKFLDSPAKALAKSEEDYLVMIIVRAKLVNNG, from the coding sequence ATGAAGACTGCGGGGCGGGAACCTCTGCCGCGGCGGAGTCCAAGATGGCGGCGTGCGGTTCCGCTGTGTGAAACGAGCGCGGGGCGGCGGGTTAGTCAGTTTCGCGGAGAAGACCTCCGACGACCCGCTACAATGAAGGGAAAAGAGCGCTCCCCAGTCAAGCCGAAACGCTCCCGTGGTGGTGAGGACTCGACTCCCCGCGGGGAGCGGAGCAAGAAGTTAGGGGGCTCTGGTGGCAGCAATGGGAGCAGCAGTGGAAAGACCGACGGCGGCGGCGGGTCGCGGCGCAGCCTTCATCTGGACAAGTCTAGCAGCCGAGGTGGTAGCCGCGAGTACGACACCGGTGGGGGCAGCTCCAGTAGCCGCTTGCATAGTTACAGCTCCCCAAGCACCAAAAATTCCTCGGGCGGGGGCGAGTCGCGCAGCAGCTCCCGGGGTGGAGGCGGGGAGTCACGTTCCTCTGGGGCCGCCTCTTCAGCTCCTGGCGGCGGGGACGGCGGGGAATACAAGACATTGAAGATAAGCGAGTTGGGGTCTCAGCTGAGTGACGAAGCGGTGGAGGACGGACTGTTTCACGAGTTCAAACGCTTCGGTGATGTAAGTGTCAAAATCAGTCATCTCTCGGGTTCTGGCAGCGGGGATGAGCGAGTAGCCTTTGTGAACTTCCGGCGGCCAGAGGACGCGCGGGCGGCCAAGCATGCCAGAGGCCGTCTAGTGCTCTATGACCGGCCCCTGAAGATAGAAGCTGTGTATGTGAGCCGGCGCCGCAGCCGCTCCCCTTTAGACAAAGATTCTTATCCTCCGTCAGCCAGTGTTGTCGGGTCCTCTGTAGGTGGTCACCGGCACCcccctggaggaggtggtggaggccaGAGATCActttcccctggtggcgcagcctTGGGATACAGAGACTACCGGTTGCAGCAGTTGGCTCTTGGCCGCCTGCCCCCTCCACCTCCGCCACCATTGCCCCGAGACCTGGAGAGGGAGCGAGACTACTCGTTCTATGAGAGAGTACGCCCAGCCTACAGTCTGGAGCCAAGGGTGGGAGCTGGAGCAGGTGCTGCTCCTTTCAGAGAAGTGGATGAGATCTCACCCGAGGATGATCAGCGCGCTAACCGGACGCTTTTCTTGGGCAACCTAGACATCACTGTGACAGAGAGTGATCTAAGAAGGGCTTTTGATCGTTTCGGAGTCATCACAGAAGTAGATATCAAGAGGCCTTCTCGGGGCCAGACCAGTACCTATGGTTTTCTCAAATTTGAGAACCTAGACATGTCTCACCGGGCCAAACTAGCAATGTCTGGCAAAATTATAATTCGGAATCCTATAAAAATTGGTTATGGCAAAGCTACACCCACCACCCGCCTCTGGGTAGGTGGCCTGGGTCCTTGGGTGCCTCTTGCTGCCCTGGCACGGGAGTTTGACCGATTTGGCACCATACGCACCATTGACTACCGCAAAGGTGATAGTTGGGCGTATATCCAGTACGAAAGCCTGGATGCAGCTCATGCTGCCTGGACCCATATGCGGGGCTTCCCACTTGGTGGCCCAGATCGTCGCCTTAGAGTAGACTTTGCAGACACAGAACATCGTTACCAGCAGCAATATCTGCAGCCTCTGCCCTTAACTCATTATGAACTGGTGACAGATGCTTTTGGACACCGGGCACCTGACCCTTTGAGGGGTGCTCGGGACAGGACACCACCGTTACTATACAGAGATCGTGATAGGGACCTTTATCCTGACTCCGATTGGGTGCCACCGCCGCCCCCAGTTCGTGAACGCAGCACTCGGACTGCAGCTACTGCTGTGCCTGCTTATGAGCCACTGGATAGCTTGGATCGCAGGCGGGATGGCTGGTCCTTGGACCGGGACAGAGGTGATCGAGATCTGCCCAGCAGCAGAGACCAACCTAGGAAGCGAAGGCTGCCTGAGGAGAGCGGGGGACGGCATCTGGATAGGTCCCCGGAGAGTGACCGTCCACGAAAACGTCATTGTGCACCTTCTCCTGACCGCAGTCCAGAATTGAGCAGTAGCCGGGATCGCTACAACAGTGACAATGATCGATCTTCCCGTCTTCTCTTGGAAAGGCCCTCTCCAATCAGAGACCGGCGAGGTAGTTTGGAGAAGAGCCAGGGTGACAAGCGAGACCGTAAAAACTCTGCATCAGCTGAACGGGATAGGAAGCACCGGACAGCTGCTTCCACTGAGGGAAAAAGCCCTCTGAAAAAAGAAGACCGGTCTGATGGGAGTGCACCCAGCACCAGCACTGCTTCATCGAAGCTGAAGTCCCCTTCCCAGAAACAGGATGGTGGGACAgcccctgcagcagcagcctcTCCCAAACTCTGTTTGGCCTGGCAGGGCATGCTTCTGTTGAAGAACAGCAACTTTCCTTCCAACATGCATCTGTTGCAGGGTGACCTCCAGGTGGCTAGTAGTCTTCTTGTGGAGGGCTCAACTGGAGGCAAAGTGGCCCAGCTAAAAATCACTCAGCGTCTTCGTTTGGACCAGCCCAAGTTGGATGAAGTAACTCGACGCATCAAAGTGGCAGGGCCCAATGGTTATGCTATTCTTCTGGCTGTGCCTGGAAGTTCTGATAGCAGGTCCTCCTCTTCTTCGGCCACCTCAGACACTGCCACCTCTACTCAGAGGCCACTTAGGAACCTCGTGTCCTATTTAAAGCAAAAGCAGGCCGCCGGGGTGATCAGCCTCCCTGTGGGGGGCAACAAAGACAAGGAAAACACCGGAGTCCTTCATGCCTTCCCACCCTGTGAGTTCTCCCAGAAGTTCCTGGATTCCCCTGCCAAGGCACTGGCCAAATCTGAAGAAGATTACCTGGTCATGATCATTGTCCGTG
- the RBM15 gene encoding RNA-binding protein 15 isoform X1 — protein MKTAGREPLPRRSPRWRRAVPLCETSAGRRVSQFRGEDLRRPATMKGKERSPVKPKRSRGGEDSTPRGERSKKLGGSGGSNGSSSGKTDGGGGSRRSLHLDKSSSRGGSREYDTGGGSSSSRLHSYSSPSTKNSSGGGESRSSSRGGGGESRSSGAASSAPGGGDGGEYKTLKISELGSQLSDEAVEDGLFHEFKRFGDVSVKISHLSGSGSGDERVAFVNFRRPEDARAAKHARGRLVLYDRPLKIEAVYVSRRRSRSPLDKDSYPPSASVVGSSVGGHRHPPGGGGGGQRSLSPGGAALGYRDYRLQQLALGRLPPPPPPPLPRDLERERDYSFYERVRPAYSLEPRVGAGAGAAPFREVDEISPEDDQRANRTLFLGNLDITVTESDLRRAFDRFGVITEVDIKRPSRGQTSTYGFLKFENLDMSHRAKLAMSGKIIIRNPIKIGYGKATPTTRLWVGGLGPWVPLAALAREFDRFGTIRTIDYRKGDSWAYIQYESLDAAHAAWTHMRGFPLGGPDRRLRVDFADTEHRYQQQYLQPLPLTHYELVTDAFGHRAPDPLRGARDRTPPLLYRDRDRDLYPDSDWVPPPPPVRERSTRTAATAVPAYEPLDSLDRRRDGWSLDRDRGDRDLPSSRDQPRKRRLPEESGGRHLDRSPESDRPRKRHCAPSPDRSPELSSSRDRYNSDNDRSSRLLLERPSPIRDRRGSLEKSQGDKRDRKNSASAERDRKHRTAASTEGKSPLKKEDRSDGSAPSTSTASSKLKSPSQKQDGGTAPAAAASPKLCLAWQGMLLLKNSNFPSNMHLLQGDLQVASSLLVEGSTGGKVAQLKITQRLRLDQPKLDEVTRRIKVAGPNGYAILLAVPGSSDSRSSSSSATSDTATSTQRPLRNLVSYLKQKQAAGVISLPVGGNKDKENTGVLHAFPPCEFSQKFLDSPAKALAKSEEDYLVMIIVRVFSFLSLSLKKSSKLQNQKFEKSIWKTKSPLTI, from the exons ATGAAGACTGCGGGGCGGGAACCTCTGCCGCGGCGGAGTCCAAGATGGCGGCGTGCGGTTCCGCTGTGTGAAACGAGCGCGGGGCGGCGGGTTAGTCAGTTTCGCGGAGAAGACCTCCGACGACCCGCTACAATGAAGGGAAAAGAGCGCTCCCCAGTCAAGCCGAAACGCTCCCGTGGTGGTGAGGACTCGACTCCCCGCGGGGAGCGGAGCAAGAAGTTAGGGGGCTCTGGTGGCAGCAATGGGAGCAGCAGTGGAAAGACCGACGGCGGCGGCGGGTCGCGGCGCAGCCTTCATCTGGACAAGTCTAGCAGCCGAGGTGGTAGCCGCGAGTACGACACCGGTGGGGGCAGCTCCAGTAGCCGCTTGCATAGTTACAGCTCCCCAAGCACCAAAAATTCCTCGGGCGGGGGCGAGTCGCGCAGCAGCTCCCGGGGTGGAGGCGGGGAGTCACGTTCCTCTGGGGCCGCCTCTTCAGCTCCTGGCGGCGGGGACGGCGGGGAATACAAGACATTGAAGATAAGCGAGTTGGGGTCTCAGCTGAGTGACGAAGCGGTGGAGGACGGACTGTTTCACGAGTTCAAACGCTTCGGTGATGTAAGTGTCAAAATCAGTCATCTCTCGGGTTCTGGCAGCGGGGATGAGCGAGTAGCCTTTGTGAACTTCCGGCGGCCAGAGGACGCGCGGGCGGCCAAGCATGCCAGAGGCCGTCTAGTGCTCTATGACCGGCCCCTGAAGATAGAAGCTGTGTATGTGAGCCGGCGCCGCAGCCGCTCCCCTTTAGACAAAGATTCTTATCCTCCGTCAGCCAGTGTTGTCGGGTCCTCTGTAGGTGGTCACCGGCACCcccctggaggaggtggtggaggccaGAGATCActttcccctggtggcgcagcctTGGGATACAGAGACTACCGGTTGCAGCAGTTGGCTCTTGGCCGCCTGCCCCCTCCACCTCCGCCACCATTGCCCCGAGACCTGGAGAGGGAGCGAGACTACTCGTTCTATGAGAGAGTACGCCCAGCCTACAGTCTGGAGCCAAGGGTGGGAGCTGGAGCAGGTGCTGCTCCTTTCAGAGAAGTGGATGAGATCTCACCCGAGGATGATCAGCGCGCTAACCGGACGCTTTTCTTGGGCAACCTAGACATCACTGTGACAGAGAGTGATCTAAGAAGGGCTTTTGATCGTTTCGGAGTCATCACAGAAGTAGATATCAAGAGGCCTTCTCGGGGCCAGACCAGTACCTATGGTTTTCTCAAATTTGAGAACCTAGACATGTCTCACCGGGCCAAACTAGCAATGTCTGGCAAAATTATAATTCGGAATCCTATAAAAATTGGTTATGGCAAAGCTACACCCACCACCCGCCTCTGGGTAGGTGGCCTGGGTCCTTGGGTGCCTCTTGCTGCCCTGGCACGGGAGTTTGACCGATTTGGCACCATACGCACCATTGACTACCGCAAAGGTGATAGTTGGGCGTATATCCAGTACGAAAGCCTGGATGCAGCTCATGCTGCCTGGACCCATATGCGGGGCTTCCCACTTGGTGGCCCAGATCGTCGCCTTAGAGTAGACTTTGCAGACACAGAACATCGTTACCAGCAGCAATATCTGCAGCCTCTGCCCTTAACTCATTATGAACTGGTGACAGATGCTTTTGGACACCGGGCACCTGACCCTTTGAGGGGTGCTCGGGACAGGACACCACCGTTACTATACAGAGATCGTGATAGGGACCTTTATCCTGACTCCGATTGGGTGCCACCGCCGCCCCCAGTTCGTGAACGCAGCACTCGGACTGCAGCTACTGCTGTGCCTGCTTATGAGCCACTGGATAGCTTGGATCGCAGGCGGGATGGCTGGTCCTTGGACCGGGACAGAGGTGATCGAGATCTGCCCAGCAGCAGAGACCAACCTAGGAAGCGAAGGCTGCCTGAGGAGAGCGGGGGACGGCATCTGGATAGGTCCCCGGAGAGTGACCGTCCACGAAAACGTCATTGTGCACCTTCTCCTGACCGCAGTCCAGAATTGAGCAGTAGCCGGGATCGCTACAACAGTGACAATGATCGATCTTCCCGTCTTCTCTTGGAAAGGCCCTCTCCAATCAGAGACCGGCGAGGTAGTTTGGAGAAGAGCCAGGGTGACAAGCGAGACCGTAAAAACTCTGCATCAGCTGAACGGGATAGGAAGCACCGGACAGCTGCTTCCACTGAGGGAAAAAGCCCTCTGAAAAAAGAAGACCGGTCTGATGGGAGTGCACCCAGCACCAGCACTGCTTCATCGAAGCTGAAGTCCCCTTCCCAGAAACAGGATGGTGGGACAgcccctgcagcagcagcctcTCCCAAACTCTGTTTGGCCTGGCAGGGCATGCTTCTGTTGAAGAACAGCAACTTTCCTTCCAACATGCATCTGTTGCAGGGTGACCTCCAGGTGGCTAGTAGTCTTCTTGTGGAGGGCTCAACTGGAGGCAAAGTGGCCCAGCTAAAAATCACTCAGCGTCTTCGTTTGGACCAGCCCAAGTTGGATGAAGTAACTCGACGCATCAAAGTGGCAGGGCCCAATGGTTATGCTATTCTTCTGGCTGTGCCTGGAAGTTCTGATAGCAGGTCCTCCTCTTCTTCGGCCACCTCAGACACTGCCACCTCTACTCAGAGGCCACTTAGGAACCTCGTGTCCTATTTAAAGCAAAAGCAGGCCGCCGGGGTGATCAGCCTCCCTGTGGGGGGCAACAAAGACAAGGAAAACACCGGAGTCCTTCATGCCTTCCCACCCTGTGAGTTCTCCCAGAAGTTCCTGGATTCCCCTGCCAAGGCACTGGCCAAATCTGAAGAAGATTACCTGGTCATGATCATTGTCCGTG ttttttcttttttaagcttaaGCTTAAAAAAATCCTCCAAGTTACAAAACCAGAAATTTGAAAAGTCAATTTGGAAAACAAAGAGCCCACTGACTATATAA